The proteins below come from a single Asanoa ferruginea genomic window:
- a CDS encoding LysM peptidoglycan-binding domain-containing protein, whose protein sequence is MLVALFLAMVGGVAALLSPASQAADPASPPAVAVVQPGDTLWSVAARHRPSVVPFAVIDEIRRLNHLDGYTVYAGQELILPSD, encoded by the coding sequence GTGCTGGTCGCCCTGTTCCTGGCGATGGTGGGCGGCGTGGCCGCGCTCCTGTCGCCGGCGTCCCAGGCTGCCGATCCCGCGAGTCCACCCGCGGTGGCCGTCGTCCAACCGGGCGACACGTTGTGGTCCGTCGCGGCCCGGCACCGGCCGAGCGTGGTGCCGTTCGCGGTGATCGACGAGATCCGCCGCCTGAACCACCTTGACGGCTACACGGTTTACGCCGGGCAGGAGCTGATCCTGCCTTCCGACTGA
- the nrdR gene encoding transcriptional regulator NrdR has protein sequence MRCPYCRHPDSRVVDSREADDGQLIRRRRSCPECGKRFTTVEEAVLAVVKRSGVTEPFSRTKIVTGVRKACQGRPVDEDSIALLAQKVEETVRAKGAAEVPSHDVGLAILGPLRDLDEVAYLRFASVYRSFESLSDFETEIETLRAAAAARLEGTAAAVVNAETRTK, from the coding sequence ATGCGTTGTCCTTACTGCCGACACCCCGACTCGCGGGTCGTCGACTCGCGCGAGGCCGATGACGGCCAGCTGATCCGGCGGCGCCGGTCATGCCCCGAGTGCGGCAAGCGGTTCACCACCGTCGAGGAAGCCGTGCTCGCCGTGGTCAAGCGCAGTGGGGTCACCGAGCCGTTCAGCCGCACCAAGATCGTGACTGGCGTGCGTAAGGCGTGCCAGGGGCGGCCGGTCGACGAGGATTCCATCGCGCTGCTGGCACAGAAGGTCGAGGAGACCGTCCGCGCGAAGGGGGCCGCCGAGGTCCCGAGCCACGATGTGGGGCTCGCCATCCTCGGCCCGCTGCGCGACCTAGACGAGGTTGCCTACCTGCGCTTCGCGAGCGTTTACCGCTCGTTCGAGTCATTGAGCGACTTCGAAACCGAGATCGAGACGCTGCGCGCTGCCGCCGCCGCGCGACTCGAGGGCACCGCGGCTGCGGTTGTCAACGCGGAAACGCGTACCAAGTAG
- a CDS encoding vitamin B12-dependent ribonucleotide reductase, whose protein sequence is MAGDVAAGKSRARAVGATGLKVERVWTTEGVHPYDEVAWERRDVVMTNWRDGSINFEQRGVEFPESWSVNAANIVTTKYFRGAVGTSEREWSLKQLIDRVVKTYRKAGEDNGYFGSSADAEVFEHELTYMLLHQVFSFNSPVWFNVGTPSPQQVSACFILAVDDSMDSILDWYKEEGLIFKGGSGSGVNLSRIRSSKELLSSGGTASGPVSFMRGADASAGTIKSGGATRRAAKMVILDVDHPDVEEFVQTKAREENKIRALRDAGFDMDLGGADIVSVQYQNANNSVRVTDEFMGAVEANGPFDLRGRLDGSVIETVDASKLFRTIATAAWECADPGLQYDDTINDWHTCPETGRITASNPCSEYLHLDNSSCNLASLNLMKFLRADGGFEVEKFVKSVEFVITAMDISICFADFPTEKIGETTRAYRQLGIGYANLGALLMASGLPYDSDGGRSLAGAITSLMTGTAYRRSAEMAAVVGAYEGYARNAEPHKRVMRKHAAASDDIKAPSAVATAISREASKQWQQGLKIGEKSGWRNAQASVLAPTGTIGLMMDCDTTGVEPDLALVKFKKLVGGGSMQIVNQTVPRALRSLGYPEEQVEAIVEHIADHGHVVDAPGLKPEHYAVFDCAMGERSIAPMGHVRMMAAVQPFISGAISKTVNMPESATVEDVEKIYFEGWKLGLKALAIYRDNCKVGQPLSAAKPNKAKAEAPVEVEKAAEKTVEKVVEYRPVRKRLPKKRPSETVSFSVGGAEGYLTASSYPDDGLGEVFLKMSKQGSTLAGVMDAFSVAISIGLQYGVPLETFVGKFTNMRFEPAGMTDDPDIRMAASVMDYIFRRLALDFLPYERRAELGIFTAKERAAQLRAEAEAEAAAVDLTQMASSAPIEAKPAEEKTEATDEKAEPAKATADIPVQIAAPSPRVGSSTELLEAVIGRSADAPLCFTCGTKMRPAGSCYVCEGCGSTSGCS, encoded by the coding sequence ATGGCGGGCGACGTGGCCGCTGGCAAGAGTCGAGCGCGGGCCGTGGGGGCGACCGGGCTCAAGGTCGAGCGGGTGTGGACGACCGAGGGTGTCCACCCTTACGACGAGGTGGCGTGGGAACGCCGCGACGTGGTGATGACCAACTGGCGTGACGGCTCGATCAACTTCGAGCAGCGTGGCGTCGAGTTCCCTGAGTCGTGGAGCGTCAACGCGGCCAACATCGTGACCACCAAATACTTCCGGGGCGCCGTCGGCACCTCGGAGCGGGAGTGGTCGCTCAAGCAGCTCATCGACCGGGTCGTGAAGACCTACCGCAAGGCGGGCGAGGACAACGGCTATTTCGGCAGTTCGGCCGACGCCGAGGTGTTCGAGCACGAGCTGACCTACATGCTTCTGCACCAGGTGTTCAGCTTCAACTCGCCGGTCTGGTTCAACGTCGGCACGCCGTCGCCGCAGCAGGTCAGCGCGTGTTTCATCCTCGCCGTCGACGACTCGATGGACTCGATCCTCGATTGGTATAAGGAGGAGGGGCTGATCTTCAAGGGCGGCTCCGGCTCCGGGGTCAACCTGTCGCGGATCCGCTCGTCCAAGGAGCTGCTGTCCTCGGGCGGCACCGCGTCCGGGCCGGTCAGCTTCATGCGCGGCGCCGACGCGTCGGCCGGCACGATCAAGTCCGGTGGCGCCACCCGGCGTGCCGCGAAGATGGTCATCCTCGACGTCGACCACCCCGATGTCGAAGAGTTCGTGCAGACCAAGGCCCGTGAGGAAAACAAGATCCGGGCGCTGCGCGACGCCGGTTTCGACATGGACCTGGGCGGCGCCGACATCGTCAGCGTGCAATACCAGAACGCCAACAACTCGGTTCGGGTGACCGACGAGTTCATGGGCGCTGTGGAGGCCAACGGTCCGTTCGACCTGCGTGGGCGGCTCGACGGCTCGGTGATCGAGACGGTCGACGCGTCGAAGCTGTTCCGCACGATCGCGACGGCCGCGTGGGAGTGCGCCGACCCCGGTCTGCAATACGACGACACGATCAACGACTGGCACACCTGCCCGGAGACCGGCCGGATCACCGCGTCCAACCCGTGCTCCGAATACCTGCACCTCGACAACTCGTCGTGCAACCTGGCGTCGCTCAACCTCATGAAGTTCCTCCGCGCCGACGGTGGCTTCGAGGTGGAGAAGTTCGTCAAGTCGGTCGAGTTCGTGATCACCGCAATGGACATCTCGATCTGCTTCGCCGACTTCCCGACCGAGAAGATCGGTGAGACCACCCGGGCCTACCGGCAGCTCGGCATCGGCTACGCCAACCTGGGCGCGCTGCTGATGGCGTCCGGCCTGCCCTACGACTCCGACGGTGGGCGTTCGCTCGCCGGCGCGATCACGTCGCTGATGACCGGCACCGCCTACCGGCGTTCGGCCGAGATGGCCGCCGTGGTCGGCGCCTACGAGGGCTACGCACGCAACGCCGAGCCGCACAAGCGGGTCATGCGCAAGCACGCCGCCGCCAGCGACGACATCAAGGCACCGAGCGCGGTCGCGACCGCGATCTCCCGTGAGGCGTCTAAGCAGTGGCAGCAGGGCCTCAAGATCGGTGAGAAGTCGGGCTGGCGCAACGCGCAGGCCTCGGTGCTCGCACCGACCGGCACCATAGGCCTGATGATGGATTGCGACACCACCGGCGTCGAGCCTGACCTGGCCCTGGTCAAGTTCAAGAAGCTGGTCGGCGGCGGCTCCATGCAGATCGTCAACCAGACGGTCCCGCGGGCGCTGCGCAGCCTCGGCTACCCCGAGGAGCAGGTCGAGGCGATCGTCGAGCACATCGCCGACCACGGCCACGTCGTCGACGCGCCGGGCCTCAAGCCCGAGCACTACGCGGTGTTCGACTGCGCGATGGGCGAGCGGTCGATCGCGCCGATGGGCCACGTGCGGATGATGGCGGCCGTCCAGCCGTTCATCTCCGGCGCGATCTCCAAGACGGTCAACATGCCGGAGTCGGCGACCGTCGAAGACGTCGAGAAGATCTACTTCGAGGGCTGGAAGCTCGGCCTCAAGGCGCTCGCGATCTACCGCGACAACTGCAAGGTCGGCCAGCCGCTGTCGGCGGCCAAGCCCAACAAGGCCAAGGCCGAGGCGCCCGTCGAGGTGGAGAAGGCCGCGGAGAAGACGGTCGAGAAGGTCGTCGAATACCGCCCGGTCCGCAAGCGCCTGCCGAAGAAGCGCCCGTCGGAGACGGTGTCGTTCTCTGTCGGCGGTGCCGAGGGCTACCTGACCGCGTCGTCCTACCCCGACGACGGCCTCGGTGAGGTCTTCCTCAAGATGTCGAAGCAGGGCTCGACCCTGGCCGGCGTCATGGACGCGTTCTCGGTGGCGATCTCCATCGGCCTGCAATACGGCGTGCCGCTGGAGACCTTCGTCGGCAAGTTCACCAACATGCGGTTCGAGCCCGCCGGCATGACCGACGACCCCGACATCCGCATGGCCGCGTCGGTGATGGACTACATCTTCCGCCGCCTGGCGCTCGACTTCCTGCCCTACGAGCGACGGGCCGAGCTCGGCATCTTCACCGCCAAGGAGAGGGCCGCCCAGCTCCGCGCCGAGGCAGAGGCCGAGGCCGCGGCGGTCGACCTGACCCAGATGGCGTCATCGGCGCCGATCGAGGCGAAGCCGGCCGAAGAGAAGACGGAAGCGACCGACGAGAAGGCCGAGCCGGCGAAGGCCACGGCCGACATCCCGGTCCAGATCGCGGCGCCGTCGCCGCGGGTCGGTTCGTCGACCGAGCTGCTCGAGGCCGTGATCGGCCGATCGGCCGACGCGCCGCTCTGCTTCACCTGCGGCACGAAGATGCGCCCGGCCGGCAGCTGCTACGTGTGTGAAGGCTGCGGCTCGACCTCCGGCTGCAGCTGA
- a CDS encoding DUF6582 domain-containing protein, with the protein METTWKPVNEGDEGTLSSGEKRSLPDTVYAFPDKRKEPLTDADHVRNAIARFDQVKDVTDKERDQAFANLKKAAKHFDVDMTETDWHQLGKP; encoded by the coding sequence ATGGAGACCACTTGGAAGCCCGTCAACGAGGGCGACGAAGGAACCCTGTCGAGCGGCGAGAAGCGCAGCCTCCCGGACACCGTTTACGCGTTCCCCGACAAGCGCAAGGAGCCGCTGACCGACGCCGACCACGTGCGGAACGCGATCGCGCGCTTCGACCAGGTCAAGGACGTCACCGACAAGGAACGCGACCAGGCGTTCGCGAACCTGAAGAAGGCGGCCAAACACTTCGACGTCGACATGACCGAGACCGACTGGCACCAGTTGGGCAAGCCGTAG
- a CDS encoding DUF5522 domain-containing protein, with amino-acid sequence MTAADGEREQRPLDQPHVSRMPADVTYRAEILTAHNGALAAGSAGYLDPRTGLFVLSAGFLAARGTCCGRGCRHCPYVK; translated from the coding sequence ATGACGGCAGCCGACGGTGAGCGTGAACAGCGTCCGCTGGATCAACCGCACGTGAGCCGGATGCCCGCCGACGTCACCTATCGGGCGGAGATCTTGACCGCCCACAATGGCGCGCTGGCCGCCGGTTCGGCCGGATATCTCGACCCGCGTACGGGCCTGTTCGTCCTTTCGGCCGGGTTCCTCGCGGCGCGCGGCACCTGTTGCGGCCGGGGCTGCCGGCACTGTCCGTACGTGAAATAA
- the lhgO gene encoding L-2-hydroxyglutarate oxidase yields the protein MTRYVVIGAGIVGLATAHRITLDHPDASVTVIDKEPRVAAHQTGHNSGVIHAGVYYKPGSLKARLCAAGRASMVDFCATHGIAHEICGKLIVAADESEVPRLHALHERAVANGLPARLVGAAEAKEFEPEIRCVAALRVESTGIVDFTAVCTTLADLAEKAGATLRLGTKVTGITARGGEQVVHTGSGDVVADVLINCAGLHADRVARLAGVEPPARIVPFRGEYFELTPERRGLVRGLIYPVPDPQFPFLGVHLTRMIDGTVHAGPNAVLALAREGYRWSKINPRDVGDLIGYAGLWRLARKHYRYGLTEVRRSLSRRLFAESLARLVPAVTEADLVPAGAGVRAQAIARDGGLVDDFLIVARDRQVHVLNAPSPAATSSLEIAKHIVAQLPT from the coding sequence ATGACTCGGTACGTCGTCATCGGGGCCGGCATCGTCGGGCTGGCCACCGCGCACCGGATCACCCTCGATCACCCCGACGCGTCGGTCACCGTGATCGACAAGGAGCCGCGGGTCGCCGCGCACCAGACCGGGCACAACTCGGGCGTGATCCACGCGGGGGTCTACTACAAGCCGGGCAGTCTCAAGGCGCGGCTGTGCGCGGCCGGCCGGGCGTCCATGGTCGACTTCTGCGCCACGCACGGCATCGCGCACGAGATCTGCGGCAAGCTGATCGTCGCCGCCGACGAGTCCGAGGTGCCCCGCCTGCACGCGCTGCACGAGCGGGCGGTCGCCAACGGCCTCCCGGCCCGGCTGGTCGGCGCTGCCGAGGCCAAGGAGTTCGAGCCCGAGATCCGTTGCGTCGCGGCGCTGCGGGTCGAGTCGACCGGGATCGTCGACTTCACCGCCGTCTGCACGACGCTCGCCGACCTGGCCGAGAAGGCCGGCGCCACGCTGCGCCTCGGCACCAAGGTCACCGGGATCACGGCGCGCGGCGGCGAGCAGGTCGTGCACACCGGGTCGGGCGACGTGGTGGCCGACGTGCTGATCAACTGCGCCGGCCTGCACGCCGACCGGGTCGCGCGCCTCGCGGGCGTCGAGCCGCCGGCCCGAATCGTACCCTTTAGGGGTGAATATTTTGAATTGACGCCAGAGCGGCGGGGACTGGTTCGGGGCCTGATCTACCCGGTTCCCGACCCGCAGTTCCCGTTCCTCGGCGTCCACCTGACCCGCATGATCGACGGCACCGTCCACGCCGGACCCAACGCGGTGCTCGCGCTGGCCCGCGAGGGCTACCGTTGGAGCAAGATCAACCCCAGGGACGTCGGAGACCTCATCGGGTACGCCGGTCTGTGGCGCCTCGCCCGCAAGCACTACCGCTACGGGCTGACCGAGGTACGCCGCTCGCTGAGCCGCCGCCTCTTCGCCGAGAGCCTGGCCCGCCTCGTGCCCGCGGTCACCGAGGCCGACCTGGTCCCGGCCGGCGCCGGCGTGCGCGCCCAGGCCATCGCCCGCGACGGCGGCCTGGTCGACGACTTCCTGATCGTCGCCCGCGACCGCCAGGTGCACGTGCTCAACGCACCGTCGCCCGCCGCGACCAGTTCCCTGGAAATCGCGAAGCACATCGTCGCCCAACTCCCGACCTGA
- a CDS encoding metal-dependent transcriptional regulator, with protein sequence MNHLVDTTEMYLRTILELEEEGVPALRARIAERLHQSGPTVSQTVARMERDGLLTVEGDRHLHLTSMGREQAVSVMRKHRLAELLLVNVIGMPYEEAHEEACRWEHVMSDAVEQKVYDLLNRPTRSPYGNPIPGLDALGDLPTELDGFDHKERNLAFPGLTGQVIVRRICESVQTDSDVLRQLHAAGVDPGATVTVAQERDGVMIDRSGDQVRLPREVASRVFVAAH encoded by the coding sequence GTGAATCACCTTGTCGACACGACCGAGATGTATTTGCGCACCATCCTCGAGTTGGAAGAGGAAGGTGTGCCGGCGCTTCGCGCCCGGATCGCCGAGCGCCTGCACCAGAGCGGCCCCACGGTCAGCCAGACCGTTGCCCGCATGGAGCGCGACGGCCTGCTGACCGTCGAGGGCGACCGCCACCTGCACCTGACCAGCATGGGTCGCGAGCAGGCGGTGTCCGTGATGCGCAAGCACCGGCTCGCTGAGCTGCTCCTGGTCAACGTGATCGGCATGCCCTACGAAGAGGCACACGAAGAGGCCTGTCGCTGGGAGCACGTGATGAGCGACGCGGTCGAGCAGAAGGTCTACGACCTGCTCAACCGCCCGACCCGGTCCCCCTACGGCAACCCGATCCCCGGCCTCGACGCCCTCGGCGACCTCCCGACCGAGCTCGACGGCTTCGACCACAAGGAGCGCAACCTGGCGTTCCCGGGGCTCACCGGCCAGGTCATAGTCCGGCGCATCTGCGAGAGCGTGCAGACCGACTCTGATGTCCTCCGCCAGCTGCACGCCGCCGGCGTCGACCCCGGCGCGACCGTCACGGTCGCCCAGGAGCGTGACGGCGTGATGATCGACCGTTCGGGTGACCAGGTCCGCCTCCCCCGCGAGGTCGCCTCCCGGGTCTTCGTCGCCGCACACTGA